In Cygnus atratus isolate AKBS03 ecotype Queensland, Australia chromosome 14, CAtr_DNAZoo_HiC_assembly, whole genome shotgun sequence, the DNA window AGAAATGAATTTACAggtggaaggagaaggaaggataGGAAATCAGACAATGGCATTTGGCACTACATTTTTAGCTATGCTATACAGTTATTTATCATGATGCCTGTAAGGACTGAGGAGTTCTGCCCTCATTTACACCCTCTGGTGTCTATGTATGCAAAATGAAGGACAAAACTGCCCAATGCGGGGGAAGAAGGGGTCAGTTCCTAATTTCCATCCCAGTCTAGCCACAAATCTGAAAAAGCAGCCTTAGTACAATGTGAATCTTGCCCTCCATGTGTGCTCTGAtcctgctgctcagcctctccctgcctgcactACTGAGCAGCAGAACCACCTTGCAGAAATGGGCCAAGCAAAGGCTCTAAAAAACAGataatcctttttttaaaattttttaatcCCATCAGTCTGTTCTAGTTGTACATGCCATTTGTGAGGAGAGGATGTTTCACACTGGCCAGGATTGGACTAAGCTTGGGGTCTGGTCTGTGTATGCAAGCAGAGATTTGATGGGACGCTTGTAATCTGAGAGTACACTATGGCCACCCCTCTCTAATTATCTGGAATGAAACTCTATACTGACGTATCCGAAGCTGAAGGAGGGAAGCTGGAGCATCCCTTTTCATGGGTGAGAGGAAAATTAGGGGCTGAGAAGTTAGAAGTTTAATACTGTCTTATACTATCACCACTCTTGAAAGGCTCCACATGTTACAATGGCATTTCTTTGTCTCATGGTGACCCTCTGGAGGGAAGCCTCATGTAACTTACCAAAGGTCATGCAGGAAAGCCAAGccagaagcagaaatgaagtcCTCATCTCCTAACCCCTACCTCTATGCTCAGAAGTATACCCATGATTTCTCTACAGCAGTTTTCATCCTACTCTATATCCACACTCCAGCCAGGATTTCAGCCTCAGATCCCAGCCAAGATCACCAGCACAGTGCAGCTCTCTACAAATACTGAGATCTGCCTGGATTTTCTTAGGCCACTGTGCAGGGGTGTGTGCCTATGTctttgcatgtgtgtatgtgtgaggGAGGAGGGGATGCTTGCATTTATCAGCAAATGCACACTGATACTAGATTTGATTTGACAGCAAAATATCCCCCCTTTGACAAGCTAAACAACACTGCAGTGTCTAACAGGTTCTCTCTACCCTGTCTCTCAAAAGGatttcagcttatttttcagcatcttaAGCCTGTGCCACAACTATCCAGCAATGATGAAACTTTGCAGGattctctttgctgcttttatccTCTCTGGCTGTTTatctaatttgctttttttgttttttaatttctttttctaacaaatAGTTAagcaatgatttaaaaatatttttacatcgTAAGGTACAGTCAACATCGAACATGCCTTTGTACAAGAGCTCGACTCGGTTACAAATCAACGAGAACAATGCACGAAAAGAAATATCCATTAAGATGACTCCTGCACTTGGGTTCTATTTATTCCCACCGTGCTGTTAGCACAGCACCCTCTCTCAACTAGAGCAATGCAGTATAGACATGGTGTTgtccccccaccctcccactTTGCCCATCACCACTCATTAACTTTAATGACCTTCTGTCTTGGCAGCCTTGGCTTCATGGTTTACCGACCCTGAAGACAGCCAAGGCGATACAGCCCGGGAGCTGGTCTGCTTGGCCATGCTGTAGTGGCTGATGACAGTGTAGAACCTGCCCCGGGAGTTGGAATCCTGTGCGGAGTAGTACGCGTCCAGCGAGGCCGGGATGCACCGCTTATgctggaaaaggggagaaagcaagagaagtAAAGCAGGGTCCCACCAGCCTGAGGTTCTCCCTTTAAAAATCTCTGGGTTAGGTGTTTGCATGTATGATGTTTGACTCATATGCCTCAGCGAGAGCATCTGCTGCGCAACCCCTACTGCCTTTCACCAGCCACGTGGGAATGCACAAAGTTTAGACTCAGGCAGCAGCCTTCCAAACCTGTTGCTATTGGCAACCCTGATTGCAGGCTGATTTCATTGCTGGATTGGAAAcgaaaaatgtaaaataaagatcTGAGGGGTTTGGTATGTTACTGGCACATACAGAGATCAAGGCCCCTTGCTGGAGTCCTAGCGGAGTACCTGGGGCAGCTCCTTCCCTGTGCTGGACTGAAAGCTCCATAGAGTGAAGTCCAGAATTAATCCCCAACCAGGCAGAGGACTGACAGAGGCTGCTCTGTTACTGTGTATTATCCCTGACCTGTAGGATGACCACCTTGGATGGGGATGGTAGGAAGCACAGCCCAACTGGCCAGCCCTTGTCAGAGCTTCTTGTCTGTCTAGACACTGCCAATGCATCTCCTTTGCGCTATTGTGGGCATTTGCGTGCTAAGAACTGCACagggaaaataattcattttgcaaCAGCTGTAAAAGAGCaattaaatagtaaaaatgCTGGACAGGTTGATATTCACCAGATTCAAAGCAGCACCAATGACATAAAGGGCCTCAGGTATGATTATCATTAAATGATGAGGCTCCTCAACTCCCACATCAATGTGACTAGCTGAAATTTGAGTTCAAAGccttttatctttttagaaGTTCAGGTTTGgatctgtttctgaaattcatGTCTGAGTCCCAGCTTTGCTTTTATATAACCTAAGAGAATATTTCACAACGACTAACCCACAAGCATGCTTACTCTATTTTCCAGCTCGCAGAATAACCTCAGTGTGGTCAAGACTCCTACGTGTTTATGAGTTTATTTGCAGCAAAGAGTCATTGAACTGTTttgcaaaagtttttttttgtgtttttttttgttgttttttaaatctcagaGTAGGCAAATAGttctctgcaaatatttgatATAAAACCACTGGGCAGAGGGTTTTTAGCAATTAGGTTACATGGTTTTGTTCTTCATGGACCTCAAAAGCACATCAAAAAATGAACCCCATAGGCAAATTTGGATTCCTTTCACAAAGGACACATGTGCCAGCACTCTGGGAGTTTcctttgcattaaaatgtaCAACAGTAAACCTCAGTCGCTTAAATGTGTGGGAAGAAAGCACAGGATTCCATCTGCAATAAATCCATTCACAAATATGAAGGATTGTTCCTGAACATCTGTCTGCAGTGTTCACCAAATGCTAATCCCAACAATTACAGTGTAACAGTAGCTGATGGAGGCAGATGCAAGTCCAAATTTCCCATAACACTTTTCCCATTTCAACACATTCTTGCCAAATGTTCTGTTTGGCCTGGTCAAAAAAGCAGACTAGACTGTAACCATGTAGTCAATTAGAGTATATCATCATCTCAGGCAATTCATCCATCTGAAGTTTCTTACCTTATAAACAAATCCATCTGGGCAACTGTGGTCGTAAGTAAAGGCTTTGTATACCACAAGAAACACTATGCAGGCAAGGAATGCAAGAGCCAGACTTATGAGAATAGTGACCTACAAAAGAGGGATAATGTTACTCTACATATGTTAAAATGGCATATGAGCAACCTCGTAATTAAATGACTTATAGTAACATCCATCCTAACAGACTGCAGTCTTCACTCCACTGTGCAGTACTTAACTAAGCATGGTAATTGAATGAATGCTAGATCTAATAGCCCCGAATTGTCACATCATTTCTATCCCCCTACAGACCTTCAGGAGTGCACGTTCCTGTGTTTAACCCACTGCAATAGATTCTCCTAAGGCATTTGGTCTTCTCAGAGACTTTGCGTTCCCATGCTCTCAACTGAGATCTCTGCTGGCCCAGCAGGATTCACCAGCAGCCAGAGACTCCACATTTAGGGCCTGATCTGTGTGACAAGCTGCTTTACAGCCATGgcaagaaatgcttttctgataGCAGATGGAGGTAGGAAGAAGGAAGCCTCTGTAGAACATGTCCCTTTGTGCTATCTGGGTGACACTTCAAGGCTAAATTGCACCTCGAGTAGCTTACAGAAGGGAATCCTTCTCAATCTATCAAAGCTGTAAAAGGAGAACAGCCAACCACTGACAAAGGCCAGCATGTATGTCCCACCACGTGTCcaagagcaggcaggcagacaggCATTGTGGCCGCTGTCTCTGTAAGCATTCCAGATCTCAGTGCTGGAGTTACCGGACACAAACAGGCCCAAACACTCCCTCTCCTCACTCCCAAGCAGGCTGCaccattctgtttctttgttgcAGCTCcctttttccagctcttccaGGTCCCTCATGGATCGTTCACTTAACAGCAAGTTTGCTGTCCCCATTCAGATGTCTGGATTGAAGCCCTGACCCTTGGTTGTAGCTGAGCTAAAACTTGTGTCCTCCCTCAGGACTGAGTAAGAGTCCCAAATGCACTCTTGTTCATCTAGGAAGAGGTTCAAGTTCATAATCATCCCATCAGGGAAGTTGCACTTGGGTGTATATTTTAGGTTAAACACCTGGATGAGCACCAGCCCCATCtccattctttccttcctcaaagCTTTCTTGGTTCCAGCTGGTAATTCAGCAAATGCCATGTAAAAGGCTCTGGACTTTTACTGCTTAAATTATAGCAACCCATCCTGTTGAGACTGCTGTCTCACACTGATCCGGATTGGCATGAAAAAATCATAATCCCTGGGGCTTCAGTGTTACCATGCAAACTGGGGCTCATAATCAAATGAACTCACTTACTGAGATGATGAGGGTGGGAACAGCAATAGAGGATCATTTAAGActgctgcacagccagcagcgTGGGCAGTGAGCAGaggcagctcagcagcttcCCCCGGCTCGCAGGCACTGCACACCAGCAGCCAGGATCATACAGGAGGTTTGCCAGCACGGAGAAGGTGCCGCAATGTCCCCGTGTCTATGAGCCTGTGTGGGAGCTTTCGCTGAGGAAATTGCTACAGCAAAATACTGAGGCATGGATTTACAGGAGGGACGGGGATTAATGAGGCTTTTGCCTACCCCTAGCTTCAATCTGTGTGCCCCTGAACCCCACTTTTGCACCACGGCACCAGCAGCCAAACCGAGGGCTGCAAATTCTCCCTCGTCACATCGAAACCGGTCCACTTGGAGAACCACAACGGCAGGACGAGGAAGGGACTGCTTGCTTACCACTGGCTAACAccccctgcctgcaggcacgTTCCCACCGTACCATGCATCTGCTTATCCTCATAACCAAAACAGACCTCCAAAGTATGCCCTCTCCTCAATATCATGTCTGCCTCCACCTGTATGAAAGACAATCATTATCACTTACTGCCCTAGCAAGGAAAAGCAAcacctttttcatttctatctAGTTATTCAGCTATTGTTCCACCCTAcctctttttgttgttaaaattaTGTCAcaattatctttattttcttatacaGGTGTCCAAGGAAATTCAATAGTAGGTATAGGCAGAAATTGTATAGGAGATTGATTGGCCATGGTAGAAAGTGGGGAAATTCAGAGATAATTCCTGTAGTATAGTGATTAAGCTTGTCAGGAACAGCAGGTAATAACTAATAAGCTGGACACATCTCAGAATTCATCAGTATAGTATTACTAATATAACAACAATATTACATAATatatcaataaaatatattaattgcTTAATATTAGTTCACACTGAATTTTGCTCAAATTCTCTCCTTTGGTCATTGATATAGCTGTAATTCTGAGAACCTGTAAGATATGCAGTCCCTGCACAGATTCAAAGGGGCCACCGTAATTGCTTGCAGTGCAGGAAGGGACTTCTCTCCCTCATCCACCCTGCACTGCCTGGTGAGATGTATTCCTAAGCACGTAGCACATTGGGACTATTACTTAGAGAAGCTAAATCAGCCCTAGCCAATGCTGGAAGATCCAGAACTACAATCTTGGTGTCacttttaagacaaaaaaaaaaaagaaaagagtgaaattAAATCTTCACGTATGATGTCAAATCTGACCCAACACATACAGTTCAAAACTCAGGAGAGAGAGGTATGAAGATTATATCTAGCAAGAGAAATTCATAGATTCATTGTTAAGTcagaatattttagaataaaagtGTAAAAGGGTACGATGATTGGGTAAGACTGGGGCTAATGGGCTTTTCCAGTGGTGACCAGTTCACTGCAGCCCTGACTCTCCTTTTAGGATGACTGCTCAAATTAACCTCCTCCTTGGGGCCTAATCTGCTGCAAAATGGGTCAATTAAGCATAAGGCAGCTATAGGAGGAGAAGCACTTACTGCTGGATCTCATCAGAGAACACGTGTAAGAGAGTCCTGGTGTGCTGAAGAGGTAGCTGGTAAAAAAGTACAGTTGTATGAATTTCAGTAGTCTGACCAAAAAAATATGGGCTCTACCTCCTCTCCAGCAAGGCACGTTTGCCTGCAAGTttgaatggaaatatttcagaccAGTTTTATTGTAGCCCATGGGTTCCCAACCCAGGGAAGCCATGTCCCTTTTCATAGGAGTGAAGAGGTAGAAGCCTCAGTTGGATTCAAAGGAGGTGGAAATAGAATTTTCCAT includes these proteins:
- the NSG2 gene encoding neuronal vesicle trafficking-associated protein 2 isoform X1, with translation MVKLGSNLNDKNSKPPSGEDGFQTVPLITPLEVNHLQFPAPEKVIVKTRTEYQPDQKNKGKLRVPKIAEFTVSFTDGVTERLKVTILISLALAFLACIVFLVVYKAFTYDHSCPDGFVYKHKRCIPASLDAYYSAQDSNSRGRFYTVISHYSMAKQTSSRAVSPWLSSGSVNHEAKAAKTEGH
- the NSG2 gene encoding neuronal vesicle trafficking-associated protein 2 isoform X2 produces the protein MVKLGSNLNDKNSKPPSGEDGFQTVPLITPLEVNHLQFPAPEKVIVKTRTEYQPDQKNKGKLRVPKIAEFTVTILISLALAFLACIVFLVVYKAFTYDHSCPDGFVYKHKRCIPASLDAYYSAQDSNSRGRFYTVISHYSMAKQTSSRAVSPWLSSGSVNHEAKAAKTEGH